TCGCTCTGAAATTTGCTCGGCGCTTCACAGCGAGCAGCGGGCAAACCCCAAGATCACGACGCCGGGCGCTGGCTGCGTCGCATGCGTTGTTCGAGAGCCCTCAGGGCAAGCGACAGGCTAACGGTGAGGGTGAGATAGATATAAGCGACGATCGAATAGGTCTCGAAAAAGCGGAACGAGCCGGACGCGTAGATCTTGCCCATCTGGGTGATGTCGGCGACGCCGAGCACCGAGACCAGCGAGGAATCCTTGGTGATGGCGATGAAGTCGTTGCCGAGCGGCGGCAGGATGACACGCACCGCCTGCGGCATGACGATCAGCCGGAAGCGCTGGCCACGGCTGAGGCCGAGCGCCTTGGCGGCTTCGATCTGGCCGATGTCGACCGACTGGATGCCGGCGCGGAAGATCTCGGCGATGAAGGGCGAGTAGCCGAAGGCGAGCGCGATGATGGCGCGCCACAAAAGCGATACCTCGCGCACCAGGAGCGCGTCGATGTAGCCGGCCTGCTGCAGCGGCAGGGTGACGAAATTCCAGCCAGCGACGAAGGCCGGGACGCCGGCGAAGGCGATCCAGAACAACAGCACCAGCACCGGGATGCCGCGCATGATCTCGACATAGAAGCGGGCGATCTGCCTGAGCCAGATCGAGCCCGACAGACCCATCAGGGCGATGCCGAGGCCGATCGTCGCCGCCAGCAGGAAGGCGATGAGCGCGACCAAGATGGTGATGCCGATGCCCTGCACGACGGTGCCGAAGACCTGGGCATAGATGTCGCTGGTGAAGATCGCGATTGCCGCGACGACCGCGATGGTGGCCGCCGCCGCGAGCCACCAGGGAAATTCCTTGGCCTGCTTGCCGGATGCGGGCGGGATCAATGTCGCGGCTCGCCGAACGAGGACGGCAGCGTCTCGAAGCGATCGAGGATGGCAACGACCTGGCGGCCGCCCTCGGACAACGAATAGACGACGCCGCGCGGGAAGGCGGAGACTTGATCGCGTTCGACCAATCCACGCCGCAACAACCCGTCCAGCCGCTCCGACAGCACTTTCGCGGTGATATTGGGCAGGCAGGCCATCAGCTCGCCGTGCCGCCTGGCGCCGGCCGAGAGATGCCACAGCAGCAGCGCGTTCCAGCGGTGCCCGAGGAAGGCCAGCCAATCCTCGACCGGGCACAGGTCCGGCCGGCGCGGCATGGGCGTCTCAGGGCTGGCTGAGGCAATCGCCGGTTCGGTCATGTTGGGTTCCCGTTTGGATAGTTCTGAAACGACATGGTTCTGTTCTCGAAACAGGAGAAAGCCAATGTCAAGGAAAGTCTATCGACCCGCGCAAATGAACGGCACTTTTGCGGCTCTGCGCAATGCCGGCAGGCTGGAAGAGCTGCTTTCGCTCTACGAGGACGACGCGCGGTTGCTGGTCGATGCCAGCGGCGCCAGTCTCACCGGCAAGGCGGCGATCGCGACGGAATTGCGGAAACTCATCGAATTGCCGGGCACGATGGCGTCGAACAACACCTTCTGCGTCGAGCATGGCGATCTGGCACTGCTGCGCGCCGATTTTTCGTTGGCCGATGAAAATGGTGCGGTCATCCATTCCGGCTTCACCGCCGAAATCGTGCGCAGGCAGGCTGACGGCAGCTGGCTCTACGCGGTCGATCACGCCGGCGCCAGTCGCTACGGCGCCGCGGGCGGTTAAGCGCCGGCCCCGCCAGACGACGGAGCCGGCTGCGGCCTGTTACTGGCCGATCTTGTAGTCGAGGAACCACTTCTTGTTCAGCGCGTCGATCGTGCCGTCGGCCTTGAGCGCGGCGATCGCCGCGTTGACCGGCTTCACCAGATCCGAGCCCTTGGCCAGGATAAAGCCGAAATCCTCGGTGCCGAGCGGCCCGCCGATGAGCTTCAGCTTGCCTTCGGAAGCCTCGACATAACCCTTGCCGGCGGTGCCGTCGGTCAGCACCACGTCAACGTCGCCGGCCTTGAGCGCCTGCACGGTGGCGCCGAAGGTCTCGAACAGCTTGATGCGCGGGTTGTGTTCATTGCCGTCGAGTACGGAATAGACGGCGGTGTAGAAGGGCGAAGTGCCCGGCTGCGCGCCGATCAGGCCGTCCTTCAACGCGGCGAAACTCTTGGCCTCGGTGAAGCGGCTTTCGTCGCCGCGCACCAGCATGAACTGCTCGTTGCGCATATAGGGGTCGGAGAAATCGACCTTGGCCTTGCGCTCGTCATTGATGGTGATGCCGGTCATGCCGATGTCGTACTGCTTGTCGGCGACGGCCTGGATCATCGCGTCCCAGGAGGTGTTCTGGTATTCGACCTTGAAGTTCAGCCGCTTGGCGATTTCGTTCATGAAATCATATTCCCAGCCGATCTGCTTGCCGGACTTGGGATCGACGAACTGCAGCGGCGGGTAGGCGTTTTCCGTCACCACCACGACCTTCTTGCCGGCGAGATCGGGCAAGGTCTGGGCGTTGGCCGCGAACGGCGCGAGAAGGCAGGCGGCAATCGCGGCCAGCACGAGTTTCGATCGGATCATGGTACTTCCCCCGGGAAATGGACCGCGCGGGTTCGGCGGTCGAAAAGGATCGCGCCGACATTAGCCTTCTGGCGCGGCCTTGCAAGCCGCCGCGCTGCGCCCGGCAGGAGGAAACTGGAAATCGATACCCAGGAATGGCGGAATCGGGGACGATTTATCTCCCGATCCCGCAGCCTTACTCCGTCTCGACGGTCTCGGCTTCCGCAACGCGCAATTGGCCGATCAGGGCATTCAGCGTTTCGCGCAGGCCGGCGAGCTCGGCCGGGGCGAGCGGCACGCGGCAGGCGAGTGCGGCTTGCACGCCGCTGGCGGCGGTACGCAGCGCCTCGCCCTGCGCGGTCGGCTCCACCAGCACGCGGCGTTCGTCGGCGGGGTCGCGGCGGCGGCTGATCAGCCCGCCCGCCTCCATGCGCTTCAGCAGCGGCGTCAGCGTGGCCGGATCGAGGCCGAGCGTATCGCCCAGTTCGCCCACCGTGCGCGGCGCCTTTTCCCACAGCGCCAGCATAGTGAGGTATTGCGGATAGGTGAGACCGAGCGGCGCCAGCAGCGGCCTGTAGAGCTTGGTCATCAGGCCGCTGGCCGAATAGAGCGCAAAACAAAGCTGCCGGTCGAGCCGGGGCGTTTCGGCCCGGCCCGGCGCAGCTCCATGCTCGATCGTGCCCGTCACGTTCAACCGGCCTGGACCGACAGGGCGACGTCGACATTGCCCTTCAGCGCATTGGAATAGGGGCAGACCTTGTGGGCGGCGGCGACAAGCGCCTCGGCAGCGGCCTGGTCGAGGCCCTTGGTTTCAGCGGTGAGCGCGGCGCCCAGCCGGAAACCGCCCTCGCCGTTCGGGAGAAGATCGATCTTCGCCGTCACCGCGGCGTCGGTGAGCGAAAGCTTCTGCTTGCCGGCGATGAAGCGCATGGCGCTTTCGAAACAGGCGGAATAGCCGGCGGCGAAAAGCTGCTCGGGATTGGTGGCGCCGCCCTTGCCGCCCAGTTCCTTCGGCATGGCAAGGTCGAGGCTGATCAGGCCGTCCGAGGACTTAACATGGCCGGCGCGGCCGCCGACGGCGCGGGCTTCGGTGGAATACAATGCGGACATCGTCATCTCCAATTAATTTGTGTACAAATCATTAGTGTACAAAATAATGCGAGTCAACCGCTCTTTCGTAATTCCAGACCGCGTGAAAGCGGTCGCAGGAAGCGGTACGCAGCTTGTCAATCGGAGACTTATCGAGGTCCGAGGGCACACATTACCGAGGCCGTTCAATTGGCGGTTCCACCCCGAGGGTATCATCACGCAAGTGAAATAATGAATCCCAATCAAGGGCTTAGTCGATTAAGGCGTTGATTCACTTGACTTTTTGATGAAAATGTACCACTTATGCCCGTGGCGGGAAACGCTGGGAGAACTTCGGGCCGGATCCTAGATGCGGCAGTTGGACGGACGGTCCCCCTCGGGATGGGGGCCTACACGCCGCCGATGGTAACGAAGCCAGGGCCCGCCGCTTTCATATTTCGTAGCCGTAAAATCGAAAGATTTTCTTTTGCGCATCTGTGAGGCGTAGCGTCCAGTTCTTCCACGGCAACAATGTAATGCCGAATCCTGCATGTCGGCCGTCCGCTCTCGACGCCACTCGGTCTTTAAGAGCTTCCGCGTATTCGGTATTCCACTTTTTCGTTCCAGCGTTTGCTGCTTGATAGAAGGCGCTCGCAACAACGTCAGCAATCTGACAACCTGCGTTTTTGTTGTGCTCGATCACCTCGATCAAACGATGATCGAGGACTCTAAAATCGGGAACATTGGCCGACTGATATATTCGACCATTTTCCGCCTGGTTAGCGAGAAGGTGTATGTACGTTTCGACGTGACGGTAGGAGTGCCCGCCACGCTTCGAAAATACTAGTTTGACGTGTTTGGGTTCGCCAGTTTCGTAGATCGAACGCCGCGCACACCATTGGCTAACTCGTTCGAGCAAAACGCGGATGCAGTAGTTGTAGAAGTAGTTATGCTTATGCAGTGAAACCGCCTCTGCTTGAGGGTTGCGATATCCTCGCATGTTCTTCTTGTTTGAAGCGATGACGAAAAAGCGCAAATTCGCTGCGGCTAAAGCTTGGCAGACGGGTAGCTTCTTATGTTCGACCAGATTTCGAAAATGCAAGTCGGGGCTTTGCGTGGAAAAAACTGACTTCTTAATCGACTGTACGAGAGGCACCAATCCGGGTTCATTAGTAGCACGCACAACCGTACAGCCGACCGTGAACCATTCGCTCGCCCCGTTCGGATCTATTGGTGCAACAGTTTTGATTCCAGGATCACCAGCTTCATCGAAATAGGCAACGAAGTATGGGTCCGGTACACTCCCCCCAGAGCTCATCTTTTATGAAAGACGACCGATAACGAAAAGAGTCAAGTGGATACGGCGCGTGAGGTTACTCGTCGCCAAAACGAAAAAGGCGGCCGAAGCCGCCTTTTCCAAACCTGTATTTGTCCGAAGATCTTATTCGGCGGCCGTGGCTTCAGCAGCGGCGGCGGCCTTCTTCTCGGCGGCTTCCTGTGCGGCCTTCTCGGCAGCCAGAGCCTCGGCGGCGGCGACCTTCTCGGCCTCGATCTTGGCCTTCTCGGCGGCGAGCGCCTCGCGCTCCTCGTCGTTCAGCTTGCGGGCGCGCACGCCGGTGTTCTCGGTAATGCGAGCCGACTTGCCGCGACGGTCGCGCAGGTAATAGAGCTTGGCGCGGCGCACCTTGCCGCGGCGGACGATCTCGACCGCTTCGATCATCGGCGAGTAGACCGGGAACACGCGCTCCACGCCTTCGCCGTAGGAAATCTTGCGGACGGTGAAATTCTCCTGGAAGCCGGAGCCGGAGCGGGCGATGAC
The genomic region above belongs to Mesorhizobium terrae and contains:
- a CDS encoding amino acid ABC transporter permease; this translates as MIPPASGKQAKEFPWWLAAAATIAVVAAIAIFTSDIYAQVFGTVVQGIGITILVALIAFLLAATIGLGIALMGLSGSIWLRQIARFYVEIMRGIPVLVLLFWIAFAGVPAFVAGWNFVTLPLQQAGYIDALLVREVSLLWRAIIALAFGYSPFIAEIFRAGIQSVDIGQIEAAKALGLSRGQRFRLIVMPQAVRVILPPLGNDFIAITKDSSLVSVLGVADITQMGKIYASGSFRFFETYSIVAYIYLTLTVSLSLALRALEQRMRRSQRPAS
- a CDS encoding winged helix-turn-helix transcriptional regulator, which codes for MTEPAIASASPETPMPRRPDLCPVEDWLAFLGHRWNALLLWHLSAGARRHGELMACLPNITAKVLSERLDGLLRRGLVERDQVSAFPRGVVYSLSEGGRQVVAILDRFETLPSSFGEPRH
- a CDS encoding YybH family protein; translation: MSRKVYRPAQMNGTFAALRNAGRLEELLSLYEDDARLLVDASGASLTGKAAIATELRKLIELPGTMASNNTFCVEHGDLALLRADFSLADENGAVIHSGFTAEIVRRQADGSWLYAVDHAGASRYGAAGG
- a CDS encoding transporter substrate-binding domain-containing protein gives rise to the protein MIRSKLVLAAIAACLLAPFAANAQTLPDLAGKKVVVVTENAYPPLQFVDPKSGKQIGWEYDFMNEIAKRLNFKVEYQNTSWDAMIQAVADKQYDIGMTGITINDERKAKVDFSDPYMRNEQFMLVRGDESRFTEAKSFAALKDGLIGAQPGTSPFYTAVYSVLDGNEHNPRIKLFETFGATVQALKAGDVDVVLTDGTAGKGYVEASEGKLKLIGGPLGTEDFGFILAKGSDLVKPVNAAIAALKADGTIDALNKKWFLDYKIGQ
- a CDS encoding MarR family winged helix-turn-helix transcriptional regulator gives rise to the protein MTGTIEHGAAPGRAETPRLDRQLCFALYSASGLMTKLYRPLLAPLGLTYPQYLTMLALWEKAPRTVGELGDTLGLDPATLTPLLKRMEAGGLISRRRDPADERRVLVEPTAQGEALRTAASGVQAALACRVPLAPAELAGLRETLNALIGQLRVAEAETVETE
- a CDS encoding organic hydroperoxide resistance protein translates to MSALYSTEARAVGGRAGHVKSSDGLISLDLAMPKELGGKGGATNPEQLFAAGYSACFESAMRFIAGKQKLSLTDAAVTAKIDLLPNGEGGFRLGAALTAETKGLDQAAAEALVAAAHKVCPYSNALKGNVDVALSVQAG
- a CDS encoding DUF3800 domain-containing protein encodes the protein MSSGGSVPDPYFVAYFDEAGDPGIKTVAPIDPNGASEWFTVGCTVVRATNEPGLVPLVQSIKKSVFSTQSPDLHFRNLVEHKKLPVCQALAAANLRFFVIASNKKNMRGYRNPQAEAVSLHKHNYFYNYCIRVLLERVSQWCARRSIYETGEPKHVKLVFSKRGGHSYRHVETYIHLLANQAENGRIYQSANVPDFRVLDHRLIEVIEHNKNAGCQIADVVASAFYQAANAGTKKWNTEYAEALKDRVASRADGRHAGFGITLLPWKNWTLRLTDAQKKIFRFYGYEI
- the rplS gene encoding 50S ribosomal protein L19, with protein sequence MDILRQLEAEQVAKIEAKRKLPEFQPGDTVRVQVRVTEGSRTRVQAYEGVVIARSGSGFQENFTVRKISYGEGVERVFPVYSPMIEAVEIVRRGKVRRAKLYYLRDRRGKSARITENTGVRARKLNDEEREALAAEKAKIEAEKVAAAEALAAEKAAQEAAEKKAAAAAEATAAE